A single window of Lytechinus variegatus isolate NC3 chromosome 8, Lvar_3.0, whole genome shotgun sequence DNA harbors:
- the LOC121419880 gene encoding uncharacterized protein LOC121419880, protein MKYFIGLFLLSCLCFEIGHALKCYTCGSFKYQTVDAGNCGDALSEVECEVNKTRCAEVELGGNLVGSTTEKFTFSLRGCTEVEATTSEAGCTSESDKANEIIADVGFVDGGYDNLQYQAFKVATGDTYSDVDACTCSEDNCNSAGFIQASVAIVCASLVMSTLVGFL, encoded by the exons atgaaatatttcattggaCTATTCCTCCTTTCCTGCCTTTGTTTTGAAATAG gTCATGCCCTCAAATGCTACACGTGTGGCTCTTTCAAATACCAAACAGTCGATGCGGGTAATTGCGGGGATGCTCTCTCTGAAGTCGAATGTGAAGTCAATAAAACTAGGTGTGCAGAAGTAGAACTTGGAG GGAATCTGGTAGGCAGTACGACTGAGAAATTTACGTTCTCTCTCCGCGGTTGCACGGAGGTTGAAGCTACGACCAGTGAGGCAGGATGTACCAGTGAGTCAGACAAGGCTAATGAAATAATTGCCGATGTTGGCTTTGTCGACGGGGGCTACGACAATCTTCAGTATCAGGCTTTCAAGGTGGCCACGGGGGACACGTACTCTGATGTGGATGCATGCACTTGTAGCGAAGATAACTGCAATAGCGCTGGTTTCATTCAGGCGAGTGTTGCCATAGTGTGTGCGTCTCTTGTGATGTCTACCCTTGTTGGGTTCTTGTAG